From Drosophila suzukii chromosome 2R, CBGP_Dsuzu_IsoJpt1.0, whole genome shotgun sequence, a single genomic window includes:
- the LOC108008888 gene encoding selenoprotein H, translated as MPPKGPGKKKKDVDWADDEHFSKERSMIYIEHTYECPIFQTKADECGAFLQQRIPERKFQLVKNKYGRQVPREGAFEIGFSQNARTSVHLLWSGLDKGPPRRDKFPVDYETLVPDVNRILKKFYPDKAVGVLEEDEDEQREDDM; from the coding sequence ATGCCGCCCAAGGGTCCCGGTAAGAAGAAGAAGGACGTGGACTGGGCCGACGATGAGCACTTCTCCAAGGAGCGTTCGATGATCTACATAGAGCACACCTACGAGTGCCCCATTTTCCAGACCAAGGCCGACGAGTGTGGAGCGTTCCTGCAGCAGCGGATTCCGGAGCGCAAGTTCCAGTTGGTGAAGAACAAGTATGGACGCCAGGTGCCCCGGGAAGGGGCCTTCGAGATAGGTTTCTCGCAGAATGCCCGAACCTCCGTGCACCTTTTGTGGTCTGGCCTGGACAAAGGACCTCCACGGCGGGACAAGTTCCCCGTGGACTACGAGACACTCGTTCCCGATGTCAACAGAATCCTTAAGAAATTCTATCCCGACAAGGCGGTGGGCGTGCTCGAAGAAGATGAGGACGAACAGAGGGAAGATGACatgtaa